In the Candidatus Electrothrix sp. GW3-4 genome, one interval contains:
- a CDS encoding NAD(P)-dependent oxidoreductase → MKPAERMAIPRQNPQELDPAERIKNFQEVTAGYDEETAILEAQRCLQCKKPACVDGCPIRNDIPGFIALLRDKKFEEAYWKVRETSTMPSVCSRVCPHEFQCEGSCLRGKKGEPVAIGMLERFLTDWMVANKKAMNKDCAMANGRKVAIVGSGPAGITAAHVLAHQGYKCTIYESLPVFGGMLSVGIPHYRLPRDIIGAELAALKSCGVEIKLGVTIGKDKTLQELREDGYDSVFIGVGAHEGRRLGIEGEDTTKGVLHGVDYLRRVLTGETVDIGKKVVVVGGGNVAIDVARTALRTGSDEVFILYRRTKEEMPASGAEIHHLEEEGVRVEILATPVKILADEKNQLTGVECVRMELGEPDESGRRRPVVKEGSNFIIEADSIIPAISQKVQHDADKGTDLKLESWGTYSVNSRTLQTSVPWIFAGGDNVLGPQTAAKAVYQGKVAAESMQRFMEGKDLEEGRDLSCYMVDW, encoded by the coding sequence ATGAAACCGGCAGAACGAATGGCTATCCCCCGGCAGAATCCCCAGGAACTTGATCCGGCTGAGCGAATAAAAAATTTTCAGGAAGTCACTGCGGGCTATGATGAAGAGACCGCAATACTTGAGGCTCAGCGCTGTTTGCAATGCAAAAAACCGGCTTGTGTAGACGGCTGCCCGATCCGTAATGACATTCCAGGATTTATCGCCTTGCTTCGGGACAAGAAATTCGAGGAAGCCTATTGGAAAGTACGGGAAACAAGCACCATGCCCTCAGTCTGTTCTCGCGTCTGTCCCCATGAATTTCAATGCGAAGGCAGCTGCCTGCGCGGAAAAAAAGGCGAACCGGTAGCCATCGGTATGCTGGAGCGATTTCTCACCGATTGGATGGTCGCCAACAAGAAAGCAATGAACAAAGACTGTGCCATGGCCAACGGACGCAAGGTTGCCATTGTTGGCTCCGGGCCAGCCGGGATTACAGCGGCCCATGTGTTGGCTCACCAGGGCTACAAATGCACCATCTACGAATCCCTACCCGTGTTCGGTGGCATGCTCTCCGTGGGTATCCCTCACTATCGCTTGCCGCGCGATATCATCGGCGCAGAGCTTGCAGCCCTGAAGAGCTGTGGGGTGGAGATCAAACTCGGCGTGACCATCGGCAAGGATAAAACCCTCCAGGAGCTCCGGGAGGACGGGTATGATTCCGTCTTTATCGGTGTGGGTGCCCATGAGGGCCGTCGCTTAGGGATTGAGGGAGAAGACACCACCAAGGGGGTGCTGCATGGTGTGGATTATCTCCGCCGGGTGCTGACTGGCGAAACCGTGGATATCGGCAAAAAGGTGGTTGTGGTTGGTGGCGGCAATGTGGCTATCGATGTGGCCAGAACAGCCCTGCGTACCGGCTCTGACGAGGTGTTTATTCTTTATCGACGCACCAAGGAAGAGATGCCTGCTTCTGGAGCAGAGATCCATCACCTTGAGGAAGAAGGCGTTCGGGTGGAAATCCTGGCCACCCCGGTGAAGATCCTTGCGGATGAAAAGAATCAGCTCACCGGGGTCGAGTGTGTCAGGATGGAACTCGGTGAACCCGATGAATCCGGTCGCCGCCGCCCAGTGGTTAAGGAAGGCTCAAACTTTATCATTGAAGCAGATTCCATCATCCCGGCCATCAGTCAAAAGGTTCAGCATGATGCGGATAAGGGGACTGATCTCAAGCTGGAATCCTGGGGTACCTACTCGGTAAATTCTCGCACCCTCCAGACCTCGGTTCCCTGGATCTTTGCTGGAGGAGATAATGTTCTTGGTCCCCAGACTGCGGCCAAGGCGGTCTATCAGGGTAAGGTTGCAGCCGAATCCATGCAGCGTTTTATGGAAGGCAAAGACCTTGAAGAAGGACGGGATCTCTCCTGTTATATGGTGGATTGGTAA
- a CDS encoding bifunctional 3,4-dihydroxy-2-butanone-4-phosphate synthase/GTP cyclohydrolase II produces MAVSPIEDVIEDIKAGKMVILVDDEDRENEGDLCMAGEAVTPEAINFMATHGRGLICLTMSPDIIDQLGLPMMVQDNQSPYGTGFTISIEARTGVTTGISAADRARTIEAAVAPDATPRDIISPGHIFPLRAREGGVLVRTGQTEGSVDLARLAGMRTAGIICEIMKDDGTMARMPDLEIFAKEHDLKIATVADLVAYRLREDILVHRAVESRLPTLHAGEFKVIAYTNDVDAFEHVALVKGEINPDEPVMVRVHSECLTGDVFGSARCDCGAQLQAAMRMVEQEGSGVILYMRQEGRGIGLVNKLKAYNLQDEGLDTVEANEHLGFKPDLRDYGIGAQMLRDLGVRKMRLLTNNPKKIIGLEGYGLEAVERLPIEVLCECENRDYLRCKRDKMGHILELYGQESASSPVEKKS; encoded by the coding sequence ATGGCTGTCAGTCCTATAGAAGACGTTATTGAAGATATCAAGGCCGGTAAGATGGTCATCCTGGTCGATGATGAGGACCGGGAAAATGAGGGTGACCTCTGCATGGCTGGTGAGGCGGTGACCCCAGAGGCCATTAATTTTATGGCCACCCATGGTCGGGGCCTGATCTGTCTGACCATGAGCCCGGATATTATTGATCAGCTGGGGCTGCCCATGATGGTGCAGGACAACCAGTCCCCTTACGGTACCGGATTCACCATCAGTATTGAGGCCCGTACCGGCGTGACCACGGGGATCTCGGCTGCAGACCGGGCCAGGACCATTGAGGCGGCAGTTGCCCCGGATGCGACCCCACGTGATATTATCAGCCCGGGCCATATCTTTCCTCTCCGGGCCCGCGAAGGTGGGGTCTTGGTACGCACGGGTCAGACCGAAGGCTCAGTGGACCTGGCTCGTCTTGCCGGAATGCGGACCGCTGGTATCATCTGCGAAATCATGAAAGACGACGGCACCATGGCCCGGATGCCGGACCTGGAGATATTCGCCAAAGAGCATGACCTGAAGATCGCTACTGTGGCGGATCTGGTTGCTTATCGCCTGCGTGAGGATATCTTGGTCCATCGTGCGGTGGAGTCCCGCCTGCCCACCCTGCATGCTGGTGAGTTTAAGGTTATCGCCTATACCAACGATGTTGATGCCTTTGAGCATGTTGCCCTGGTGAAGGGGGAGATCAACCCGGATGAGCCGGTCATGGTGCGTGTTCATTCCGAATGCCTGACCGGAGATGTCTTTGGTTCTGCCCGCTGTGATTGCGGGGCCCAGTTGCAGGCCGCCATGCGGATGGTGGAGCAGGAGGGGAGCGGGGTTATCCTCTATATGCGTCAGGAAGGGCGTGGGATCGGTCTGGTGAATAAGCTCAAGGCCTATAACCTCCAGGATGAAGGCTTGGATACCGTGGAGGCCAACGAGCATCTCGGCTTTAAACCAGATCTCCGTGATTACGGGATCGGTGCCCAGATGCTTCGTGATCTCGGGGTACGCAAGATGCGTTTGTTGACCAATAACCCCAAGAAGATTATCGGGCTGGAGGGGTATGGCTTAGAGGCTGTAGAACGCCTCCCCATTGAGGTGCTCTGTGAATGCGAAAACCGGGATTATCTTCGTTGCAAGCGGGATAAGATGGGTCATATCCTGGAGTTGTATGGGCAGGAGTCTGCAAGCTCTCCTGTCGAAAAAAAGTCCTGA
- a CDS encoding riboflavin synthase yields the protein MFTGIIQGLGTVMEKRPSGGGMVFCLEAGFDLTDPEEGESIAVNGACLTARDIKGRRFLVDVSPESLARTSLGQLKVDSQVNMERALRLADRLGGHLVSGHVDTLGRVEERKAAGDFTLFTFSLEASLAKYIIEKGSITIDGVSLTVNSCSGNRFSVSIIPHTLAVTTLGNLRQGSRVNLEVDIIGKYVEKLLSVQPTGAGTEESKINPAFLAEHGFLR from the coding sequence ATGTTTACCGGTATTATTCAGGGACTGGGGACGGTCATGGAAAAACGGCCATCAGGCGGAGGAATGGTTTTCTGCCTGGAGGCAGGATTTGACCTGACAGATCCAGAAGAGGGTGAGTCCATTGCTGTTAACGGGGCCTGCCTGACTGCTCGTGACATCAAAGGTCGTCGTTTTCTGGTAGATGTCTCGCCGGAGAGTCTGGCTCGTACCAGCCTGGGGCAGTTAAAGGTTGATTCCCAGGTCAATATGGAGCGGGCCCTGCGACTGGCTGACCGCTTGGGTGGTCATCTGGTCAGCGGGCATGTGGATACACTGGGAAGGGTGGAGGAACGTAAAGCAGCAGGCGATTTTACCCTGTTCACCTTTTCCCTTGAAGCCAGCTTGGCCAAATATATTATTGAGAAAGGCTCAATCACCATTGATGGGGTGAGCCTGACCGTGAACTCCTGCTCCGGCAATCGGTTTTCCGTGTCGATAATCCCCCATACCCTGGCGGTCACGACCCTTGGCAATCTCCGTCAAGGCAGTCGGGTCAACCTGGAGGTGGATATCATCGGTAAATACGTTGAAAAATTGCTCTCGGTTCAACCCACAGGGGCAGGCACTGAAGAAAGTAAAATTAATCCGGCCTTCCTGGCAGAACACGGATTTTTGAGATAA
- a CDS encoding tetratricopeptide repeat protein encodes MSTSIQPLSSIGPADPEKAREEELKKDPAKRDYLEGREQFKKGDYNMAAMSFHNALKGFEEKGDEQGVANASDRLGDVCMEKLDYAAALEHYQRAYTICEKEEDSFSILALNKKIAALYRKQGELDKAMEILFDMVEHYHLTKNPKGMVEVMTVIAELYREKGENQKAADTFRTISSIHKNFKHKRMSEEFAALAEELEQA; translated from the coding sequence ATGTCCACATCTATCCAGCCTTTGAGCTCCATCGGCCCGGCTGACCCGGAAAAAGCCCGCGAAGAGGAATTAAAAAAAGATCCTGCCAAGCGCGACTACCTGGAAGGTCGTGAGCAGTTCAAAAAAGGCGACTATAACATGGCTGCCATGTCCTTTCATAATGCCCTGAAAGGGTTTGAGGAAAAGGGCGATGAGCAGGGGGTTGCCAATGCCTCGGACCGGCTTGGTGATGTCTGCATGGAGAAGCTGGATTATGCAGCAGCTCTGGAGCATTACCAGCGGGCCTATACCATCTGCGAAAAAGAAGAGGACTCTTTTTCCATCCTGGCCCTGAACAAAAAGATCGCTGCGCTCTACCGAAAGCAGGGGGAGCTGGACAAGGCAATGGAGATCCTCTTTGATATGGTTGAGCATTACCATCTGACCAAAAATCCCAAAGGAATGGTTGAGGTCATGACGGTGATTGCTGAGCTGTACCGGGAAAAAGGAGAAAATCAGAAAGCTGCGGATACCTTTCGCACGATTTCCTCCATTCATAAAAACTTCAAGCATAAACGCATGTCCGAGGAATTTGCTGCCCTTGCGGAAGAGCTGGAGCAGGCCTGA